One stretch of Paenibacillus sp. FSL R5-0341 DNA includes these proteins:
- a CDS encoding MFS transporter → MSSSIQQHSSIQAQEEHSSTSKRFGLLLAGIIVIAATMRSPITATGPVVEMIRSDTGIGHTMAGLLTSLPLLAFAAVSPFAPRLAKRLGLESALLIAIIIVTLGVALRLSPSVLALYTGTAILGCGIALSNVLLPSLIKRDFPLRVGIVTGLYSVSMNIFGAIASGMSVPVAGATSIGWRASLGMWALLSILALLLWLPQVAAGRQRMLYVATQSEGTPVRLRTSSLAWFITLFMGLQSLIFYTTITWLPEILAEQGFSPTSAGWMLSLMQMVSVPVTFIVPILAGRTRDQRMLTTITCSSLIVGYALLLSGLPSLVTIGVTLAGIGAGASFGLVTMFFVLRTKDARQAASLSGMAQSFGYMLAAVGPLLFGMLHDWTKGWTLPLLIQVLLAIALLIAGIQASKNRMIG, encoded by the coding sequence ATGTCATCTTCAATACAGCAGCACTCATCTATCCAAGCCCAAGAAGAACATTCTTCGACATCCAAAAGATTCGGCCTGTTATTGGCAGGCATTATCGTCATCGCCGCTACCATGCGTTCACCGATCACGGCGACCGGTCCCGTCGTGGAGATGATCCGCTCGGATACAGGTATCGGCCATACAATGGCGGGGCTTCTAACCTCGCTTCCTTTGCTTGCTTTTGCAGCAGTCTCTCCGTTTGCACCACGTCTTGCGAAACGTTTAGGACTTGAATCAGCCTTGCTGATCGCTATCATCATCGTAACTCTCGGGGTGGCGTTACGTTTATCGCCATCTGTCTTGGCCTTATACACAGGAACCGCAATATTGGGATGCGGCATTGCGTTAAGCAACGTGCTTTTACCCAGTTTGATCAAACGCGATTTTCCACTGCGTGTTGGTATCGTGACCGGACTATACTCCGTATCGATGAATATATTTGGCGCCATCGCCTCAGGCATGAGTGTGCCAGTAGCAGGAGCAACTTCTATAGGTTGGCGCGCTTCTCTGGGGATGTGGGCCTTGTTATCCATTCTCGCACTACTCTTGTGGCTCCCCCAGGTCGCTGCGGGACGCCAGCGAATGTTATATGTTGCCACCCAGAGTGAAGGGACACCTGTGCGTCTACGGACATCATCCCTGGCCTGGTTCATTACATTATTTATGGGTCTGCAATCTCTAATCTTCTATACGACGATTACCTGGCTTCCCGAGATTCTCGCCGAGCAGGGCTTCAGCCCCACCTCAGCAGGCTGGATGCTCTCCTTAATGCAGATGGTTAGCGTACCCGTTACCTTTATCGTTCCGATCCTCGCTGGTAGAACGAGAGACCAGCGTATGCTAACCACGATAACGTGCTCCTCTTTAATTGTCGGGTATGCTTTATTGTTAAGCGGACTCCCTTCGCTCGTTACCATCGGCGTCACGCTGGCTGGAATAGGTGCCGGCGCTTCGTTTGGACTGGTAACGATGTTCTTCGTCCTTCGTACCAAAGATGCCAGACAAGCTGCCAGTTTGTCCGGTATGGCCCAGTCATTCGGTTATATGCTGGCGGCAGTGGGACCTCTGCTGTTCGGCATGCTTCATGACTGGACAAAAGGATGGACCCTTCCATTGCTGATACAGGTTCTTCTGGCCATCGCTTTACTCATCGCAGGTATCCAGGCCAGCAAAAATCGAATGATCGGTTAG
- a CDS encoding S8 family serine peptidase, whose translation MSKRLISTLLSVLMVFSIILPAAGAAPTDSVIQLENLPSAAEAKQWREILAGREAKIAADPFLDKSLEGLGGENTRVIVELSNKPVAVAQGESTLSGKSFTSSMETKAVTQVEQQQESFVHSLTQKKIKHEVLEEYAYALNGVAIEIKGNQVGQLLQIPGVVSVYPDLEVTIAPETDEVNPYMKDTAPFIGAPEVWDLGYKGNGVKVGVIDTGIDYEHPNLQPAYKGGWDFVDNDSDPYEATYQEWKVSGEPEFNANGSAYYTSHGTHVAGTIAAREAGDYGIVGVAPEADIYAYRVLGPYGSGQTSWVLGGIDRSVEDGMDVINLSLGNAANDPSYVTSVALNNAMLSGVTAVVASGNSGPNRYTLGSPGASAMAITVGNSTGPSQLITADTHFWIGEEGEEVLPEQQPVPEVDQSPELGTAPGIEAPEVSEQGVPATATEESAAALEDVVSEEVVEEATTEENTSAPVEVSPEAAPVEEESVIAPTEAPLSITESVYRLDLMGWSLSADPETVLTGKFGLEFAALGKPADFEGKDFTGKVALIQRGELAFVEKIANAKAAGAVAVIVYNNIPGPIGVSLGDNFELIPTLSMSKEDGDVIKAELDAGQTVEVSFSDFERSQTPGDEMNSSSSRGPAKVTLDIKPDIVAPGTSILSTIPAYGKDEPDADYAQAYDRKTGTSMATPHVAGLIALLIEKHPDWTPFDIKVALMNNSKVLDTTKFDVFDQGAGRIQAVNTIDPAAFVKVLDVTQYTESGSVVEKENITGSINYGNFLSTDEKTITKTIKVEALNGTGGDYTVNVNPTRNVAGVSVAVDKSSFTLNGEEELAVTITVPRGVTAVTEAQGYIELSNGTNTFTVPYVAHFNVTLSGVKYIETVKGTEKNPFHYPLKADGTLDTLNVAMEFYNPMTFALIEIYDGLNPEGGYYQDGYIGSIFGNYFNFSANARYNLAWNGTYADYTTDEVTEIPDGLYTVDITTIGTDGKTYKEDTSPFLVKKTAPAVTAPEALEFTVDESAVLNGSVEDLYFRVAPALASGWDIAFDPAASLEATYVVKKEDGSIQKEGVFEVQADGTFSLPLEGIEAGEYNVELTVKDQQGLSGTANTALKLEAVETEPETPATKAPGTPVLSHNNWVGNGLPEGSYIVTMNLWWGENATSYKLYEDGVLVDTQKLTYNAPSAQSAQTKITGKANGTYTYVAELTNDKGTTRSQTLTVQVTNATPGKAVLSQDNWDGDGNYKVTMNLWWGTNASEYRLYENDELIDTQELRAVTPLAQSAVSTLSGKASGTYTYRAELINAAGVTSTDTITVKVK comes from the coding sequence TTGAGCAAACGATTGATATCCACGTTATTAAGTGTTCTGATGGTCTTTTCCATTATTCTCCCAGCGGCTGGAGCCGCTCCCACAGATTCAGTTATTCAGCTTGAGAACCTACCAAGTGCAGCCGAAGCCAAACAATGGAGAGAGATTCTTGCAGGGCGGGAAGCAAAAATTGCCGCAGATCCATTTTTGGATAAAAGTTTGGAAGGCCTGGGTGGAGAAAACACCCGAGTTATCGTTGAGCTTTCGAATAAACCTGTTGCAGTAGCGCAAGGTGAATCAACCCTCTCAGGAAAATCATTTACCTCCTCTATGGAAACAAAGGCTGTGACTCAAGTTGAGCAACAACAAGAGTCATTTGTACATAGCCTCACTCAGAAGAAAATCAAACATGAAGTATTGGAAGAGTATGCATACGCCCTGAATGGTGTAGCCATTGAGATCAAAGGAAACCAAGTGGGACAATTGCTGCAGATACCAGGCGTGGTCAGTGTATATCCTGACCTTGAAGTTACAATAGCTCCCGAGACAGATGAAGTGAACCCGTATATGAAAGACACAGCGCCTTTTATTGGTGCACCTGAAGTATGGGATCTGGGTTACAAAGGAAATGGCGTCAAAGTGGGTGTCATTGATACAGGGATTGACTATGAGCATCCTAATCTACAGCCAGCCTATAAGGGTGGATGGGATTTTGTTGACAATGATAGCGATCCGTATGAAGCAACATATCAAGAATGGAAAGTGTCAGGTGAACCTGAGTTTAATGCTAATGGAAGTGCCTATTACACATCCCATGGTACGCACGTAGCCGGTACAATTGCTGCTCGTGAAGCAGGGGACTACGGCATTGTTGGTGTTGCTCCTGAAGCAGATATCTATGCTTACCGTGTACTTGGACCGTATGGTAGTGGTCAAACGTCATGGGTACTCGGCGGAATCGATCGTTCTGTTGAAGATGGCATGGACGTGATCAATCTCTCGTTGGGTAACGCCGCCAACGATCCGAGTTATGTTACTTCGGTTGCCCTTAACAATGCGATGTTGTCAGGTGTGACAGCGGTTGTAGCAAGTGGTAACAGTGGACCTAACCGTTATACACTCGGTTCTCCGGGTGCATCTGCCATGGCCATTACCGTAGGTAACTCTACAGGTCCTAGCCAGCTTATTACAGCTGATACTCACTTCTGGATTGGTGAAGAAGGCGAAGAAGTGTTGCCTGAACAACAACCTGTGCCAGAGGTTGATCAATCTCCTGAACTGGGGACAGCACCTGGAATAGAAGCACCTGAAGTTTCAGAACAAGGCGTACCCGCAACTGCTACTGAAGAAAGTGCTGCAGCTCTGGAGGACGTGGTTTCTGAAGAAGTTGTAGAAGAAGCTACAACAGAAGAAAATACTTCTGCACCAGTTGAAGTTTCTCCTGAAGCTGCTCCTGTGGAAGAAGAGTCTGTAATTGCTCCGACTGAAGCTCCACTGTCTATTACAGAGTCGGTTTACCGTCTGGATCTGATGGGCTGGAGCCTGTCAGCAGACCCTGAAACTGTTTTGACAGGAAAATTTGGACTTGAATTTGCAGCACTGGGTAAACCAGCTGATTTTGAAGGCAAGGATTTTACAGGCAAAGTAGCATTGATTCAGCGTGGTGAACTCGCATTTGTAGAGAAAATCGCCAATGCAAAAGCGGCTGGAGCCGTGGCTGTTATTGTATATAACAACATTCCCGGTCCGATCGGTGTAAGTCTGGGCGATAACTTTGAACTCATTCCGACACTGAGCATGTCCAAGGAAGATGGAGATGTGATCAAGGCTGAGCTGGACGCAGGACAAACTGTTGAAGTGAGCTTTAGTGACTTTGAACGTTCCCAAACTCCGGGCGATGAGATGAATTCATCCAGTTCACGTGGACCTGCAAAGGTAACGCTGGATATCAAACCGGATATTGTGGCACCAGGTACAAGCATTCTGTCTACGATTCCTGCCTACGGCAAGGATGAGCCAGACGCAGATTACGCACAAGCTTATGATCGTAAAACAGGTACAAGTATGGCTACACCTCATGTAGCAGGTTTGATTGCGCTGTTGATTGAGAAGCATCCGGACTGGACGCCATTTGATATCAAAGTAGCGCTCATGAACAATAGTAAAGTGCTGGATACGACCAAGTTTGATGTATTTGATCAAGGTGCAGGGCGCATTCAGGCTGTGAACACCATCGATCCTGCTGCTTTTGTGAAAGTGCTTGATGTTACTCAATACACAGAGAGTGGCTCTGTTGTTGAAAAGGAAAATATCACCGGAAGCATCAATTACGGTAATTTCCTGAGCACAGACGAAAAGACGATCACCAAAACGATCAAAGTTGAAGCACTGAATGGTACTGGTGGAGATTACACCGTAAATGTGAATCCGACGCGTAATGTCGCTGGTGTATCCGTTGCGGTAGACAAGAGTTCGTTCACACTGAATGGTGAGGAAGAACTTGCAGTGACAATCACTGTTCCACGAGGGGTTACCGCGGTTACAGAAGCTCAAGGATACATTGAGTTGTCGAACGGAACCAATACCTTCACTGTGCCATATGTTGCTCATTTCAACGTTACGTTGAGTGGAGTGAAATATATTGAAACGGTAAAAGGTACTGAAAAAAATCCATTCCACTATCCACTGAAGGCTGATGGTACATTGGATACGCTGAATGTAGCGATGGAATTCTATAATCCAATGACTTTCGCCCTGATCGAGATTTATGATGGCCTTAACCCAGAAGGTGGTTATTATCAAGATGGATATATCGGTTCCATTTTCGGTAACTATTTTAACTTTAGTGCAAATGCAAGATATAACCTTGCTTGGAACGGCACTTATGCGGACTACACAACCGATGAAGTGACAGAGATTCCAGATGGTTTATACACCGTTGATATCACTACCATTGGTACGGACGGCAAAACATATAAGGAAGATACTTCTCCATTTTTGGTGAAAAAGACAGCTCCGGCTGTAACTGCACCAGAAGCGTTGGAGTTCACAGTGGATGAATCTGCTGTTCTTAATGGTAGCGTGGAAGATTTGTACTTCCGAGTTGCTCCTGCGCTTGCGAGCGGATGGGACATTGCGTTTGATCCGGCAGCTTCCTTGGAAGCAACGTATGTTGTGAAAAAAGAAGATGGTTCGATTCAAAAAGAAGGTGTTTTTGAAGTACAAGCGGATGGCACCTTCAGCCTTCCTTTGGAAGGGATCGAAGCAGGGGAATACAATGTTGAACTTACGGTAAAAGACCAACAGGGGCTTTCGGGTACAGCCAATACGGCATTGAAATTGGAAGCCGTGGAGACCGAACCTGAAACTCCGGCCACCAAGGCCCCAGGCACGCCTGTATTGTCTCACAATAACTGGGTAGGCAACGGATTGCCAGAAGGCTCATATATCGTTACCATGAACCTGTGGTGGGGCGAGAACGCAACCAGCTACAAGTTATATGAAGACGGGGTTTTGGTTGATACGCAGAAGTTGACTTATAACGCGCCTTCAGCGCAGTCTGCTCAGACGAAGATCACGGGCAAAGCCAACGGCACATATACGTATGTGGCCGAGTTAACGAATGACAAGGGAACAACACGGAGTCAGACGTTGACTGTTCAGGTTACCAATGCAACGCCTGGCAAAGCAGTTCTCTCTCAGGATAACTGGGATGGCGACGGCAACTATAAGGTAACCATGAACCTGTGGTGGGGGACGAATGCCTCTGAGTACCGTCTCTATGAAAATGATGAATTGATCGACACGCAAGAACTCCGTGCGGTTACACCTCTTGCTCAAAGCGCTGTGAGTACACTGTCCGGGAAAGCTTCGGGCACGTACACGTATCGAGCTGAGTTAATTAACGCAGCCGGAGTTACCAGCACAGATACGATCACGGTAAAAGTGAAGTAA
- a CDS encoding class I SAM-dependent methyltransferase — protein MKSLNQWRADEYDNQLAFVSGYGKNLISWLQPQKGEYILDLGCGTGDLTYEISLAEAEVVGMDASPDMIRRAKEKFPDIEFVEGDGHQFETNRPYDAVFSNAALHWMRNPRLVVDSIWKSLKPGGRFVAEFGGKGNVQIIVNALEEVVERNTGIRASERNPWYFPSIGEYSYILEQSGFVVRQAYHYDRPTRLADGEQGIVGWLAHFGGDYFAGISHDEIQKICHETSQIVLPHLWKEDAMYADYKRLRMEAEKPES, from the coding sequence ATGAAATCATTAAATCAATGGCGAGCAGATGAGTATGACAACCAATTGGCATTTGTGTCTGGATACGGTAAAAACCTGATCTCATGGCTTCAACCCCAGAAAGGGGAATACATCCTTGATCTGGGTTGTGGAACGGGAGATTTGACGTATGAAATTTCTCTGGCCGAAGCTGAGGTTGTTGGCATGGATGCATCTCCGGACATGATTCGCCGTGCGAAGGAGAAATTCCCCGATATTGAATTCGTGGAAGGAGACGGTCATCAGTTTGAGACGAATAGACCGTATGATGCCGTCTTTTCCAATGCGGCGCTGCACTGGATGAGAAATCCGCGACTAGTGGTGGATAGTATCTGGAAGTCTCTGAAGCCCGGAGGGCGTTTTGTCGCAGAATTCGGCGGTAAAGGGAACGTGCAGATCATTGTGAATGCACTAGAGGAGGTCGTGGAACGTAACACGGGCATTCGTGCATCGGAACGCAATCCTTGGTACTTTCCTTCGATCGGAGAATATAGCTATATTTTGGAGCAAAGTGGATTTGTGGTTCGACAGGCCTATCACTACGACCGTCCTACCAGACTGGCAGATGGTGAGCAGGGTATAGTAGGCTGGTTGGCTCATTTTGGAGGCGACTATTTCGCAGGTATCAGCCATGATGAGATACAAAAAATCTGCCATGAAACCAGTCAGATCGTGTTGCCTCATCTTTGGAAAGAAGATGCGATGTATGCCGATTACAAGCGCCTGCGTATGGAGGCTGAGAAACCAGAAAGTTGA
- a CDS encoding DUF4870 domain-containing protein has translation MRQLLSALSYFSIFFAPFLFPIIIWIVAKDAYIEGHAKRALFSHVFPFLAAIPLFYFFVTAHSLGSAVGFVILFFVIYGLSFVYNVVKGIQVLREYA, from the coding sequence ATGAGACAACTTTTATCAGCCCTATCCTATTTTAGTATTTTCTTTGCCCCGTTCCTGTTTCCGATCATTATATGGATTGTTGCCAAGGATGCTTACATTGAGGGACATGCGAAACGCGCTTTATTCTCACATGTATTCCCGTTTCTCGCTGCCATTCCGCTATTTTATTTTTTCGTGACTGCGCATAGCCTGGGTTCTGCCGTCGGGTTTGTCATTCTATTCTTTGTGATCTACGGATTAAGCTTTGTGTACAACGTGGTCAAAGGTATTCAAGTGCTGCGTGAGTATGCTTAA
- the asnB gene encoding asparagine synthase (glutamine-hydrolyzing), with protein MCGITGFIQWNRDLTQESELLVRMTDSLSNRGPDASGTWISNPCAFGHRRLSVMDPENGAQPMHALQGDTSYTVVYNGELYNAPELKKELLQRGHQFRTQCDTEVLLASYIEWGPACVDRFNGIFAFAIWDGGREQVFIARDRLGVKPLFYSNAKDTLVFGSEPKALLIHPDVEAAVGPEGLAEVFIVGPARTPGHGVYSSLNELKPAHALIYNRNGIRTYAYWKLESQKHEHNLEETAAEVRTLLQDTLERQLASDVPVCSLLSGGLDSSALSALAVDYYNRTGQGQVSTYSVDYVDNAKHFQAHSFQPGADGPWIKRMVDELKTDHHWIEIENGELVHALTQAMLVRDLPGMADVDSSLYLFCKEIKKGATVAISGEAADEVFGGYPWFHREDMLNSGTFPWSVAPDMRAALLSPDIREWIRPLDYLADRYSDAVAEVPLLDGETGKAAQMRVMSYLNITRFMPTLLDRKDRMSMGAGLEVRVPYCDHRLIQYVFNIPWEMKITGGREKGILRKALEGVLPDDVLYRKKSPYPKTHNPQYLAAVKQQVLDILDDPTSPILPLIDKTQIRNLASSPDAASNLPWFGQLMSGPQLFAYLTQINTWLRTYKVAIR; from the coding sequence ATGTGCGGTATTACCGGCTTCATACAGTGGAATCGGGATCTGACCCAGGAATCAGAGCTGCTAGTCCGTATGACGGACAGCTTGTCGAACCGGGGGCCCGACGCTTCAGGTACATGGATCTCCAATCCTTGTGCCTTTGGACATCGGCGTCTTAGTGTAATGGACCCCGAGAACGGGGCACAGCCCATGCATGCGTTACAAGGAGATACCTCCTATACCGTCGTGTATAACGGAGAACTATACAATGCACCCGAGTTGAAAAAGGAACTTCTCCAGCGGGGGCATCAGTTCCGTACGCAATGTGATACGGAAGTGTTGCTCGCCTCTTATATTGAGTGGGGACCGGCATGCGTTGACCGGTTTAACGGGATTTTCGCTTTTGCCATATGGGATGGGGGACGCGAACAGGTTTTTATCGCACGGGATCGCCTTGGTGTGAAACCTCTGTTCTATAGCAATGCCAAAGACACACTCGTATTCGGCTCAGAGCCCAAAGCTCTGCTCATTCACCCGGATGTGGAAGCCGCTGTTGGCCCGGAAGGATTGGCCGAAGTTTTTATCGTAGGGCCTGCACGGACACCAGGACACGGCGTATACTCTTCACTGAACGAACTCAAGCCTGCACACGCGCTCATCTACAACCGAAACGGGATTCGAACCTATGCCTACTGGAAACTGGAAAGCCAGAAACACGAACATAATCTGGAAGAGACCGCAGCCGAGGTGCGAACCCTCTTGCAAGATACACTGGAGCGCCAGCTGGCATCGGATGTTCCTGTATGCTCTCTTTTATCAGGAGGACTCGACTCCAGCGCCTTGTCTGCGTTAGCCGTGGATTATTACAACCGGACGGGGCAAGGCCAAGTCAGTACGTATTCTGTCGATTATGTGGATAATGCCAAGCATTTTCAGGCGCATTCCTTTCAGCCCGGTGCAGATGGGCCCTGGATTAAGCGAATGGTGGATGAACTCAAGACAGACCATCACTGGATCGAAATCGAGAACGGTGAACTTGTTCATGCATTGACACAGGCCATGCTTGTGCGGGATCTACCAGGCATGGCGGATGTGGACTCCTCACTCTATCTGTTCTGTAAAGAAATCAAAAAAGGAGCTACGGTTGCCATTTCGGGTGAAGCGGCGGATGAAGTGTTCGGCGGCTACCCCTGGTTCCATCGCGAAGATATGCTGAACTCTGGTACGTTTCCATGGTCTGTAGCACCTGATATGCGAGCAGCGCTGTTATCTCCGGACATTCGGGAATGGATTCGACCACTCGACTATTTGGCAGACCGTTATTCCGATGCAGTGGCTGAAGTGCCTCTTCTGGATGGAGAAACAGGCAAAGCTGCACAAATGCGAGTAATGTCCTATCTGAATATTACACGTTTCATGCCTACACTTCTGGATCGCAAAGACCGGATGAGTATGGGGGCAGGATTGGAAGTACGGGTACCCTACTGTGATCATCGTCTGATCCAATATGTCTTTAACATTCCTTGGGAAATGAAAATAACGGGCGGGCGGGAAAAAGGCATCCTGCGTAAAGCACTCGAAGGTGTCCTGCCAGACGATGTGTTATATCGCAAAAAGAGTCCGTATCCGAAAACACATAACCCACAATACCTGGCCGCGGTCAAACAACAGGTACTTGATATTCTGGATGACCCCACTTCGCCTATTTTGCCTTTGATCGACAAAACTCAGATCCGTAATCTTGCATCTTCACCAGATGCAGCTTCCAATCTTCCCTGGTTCGGACAGTTGATGTCGGGTCCCCAGCTATTTGCATATCTGACTCAGATCAATACCTGGTTGCGGACATATAAAGTCGCTATTCGTTAA
- a CDS encoding methyl-accepting chemotaxis protein: MKRISISRKLLLGFLSVLILLVAVVVISYTQFRSVEKTYTDLIKDRTAKLLVIKNMVIDVKSLQVELRNFVVEDNDKSAQDFQGFYEDYQKISDALRAEVTTEVMIDLLDRSSEISEEYYAYAQNVMDLKRQGRNNEITRLILETGPEIVSRFEQSIEALERHQQSALDAGIVDANKLIHNVLRYIVMIGIASIVLGAAIALFMGRIISRPVAYVARSARQIADGDLTGEAIVVRNRDEIGDLAQSFNDMMVNLRQLIHQVGNNADRVAASSEELTASTEQTASATEQVAVTMEEIATGMDTQVRMVGDGFHTINELSTGFQQMTENTQNMSDEATNASAKTVSGNEAVQSAVGQMNSIHQTVQTLAAVIEELSNHSQEIGLMVESISEISAQTNLLSLNAAIEAARAGEHGRGFEVVATEVRKLSDQSAKSAEQISVLVAAIQKGMNNASQSMGEVTSEVQEGIELVRKAGGTFEEIREAVSNVAGQTQEVSASIEQMAAGVEQINVSMKTIMEVTENAAAGTEEVSATSEEQLSAMQEIASAANDLSSMAEELQQSLSQFKV; this comes from the coding sequence TTCCATTAGTCGTAAATTACTGTTGGGTTTTTTATCGGTACTTATTTTATTGGTAGCTGTGGTTGTGATCTCGTACACGCAATTTCGTTCAGTGGAAAAAACTTATACAGATTTAATCAAAGACCGTACAGCTAAACTACTTGTTATTAAAAATATGGTTATTGATGTGAAATCCTTGCAGGTGGAGTTGCGAAATTTCGTGGTGGAAGATAATGATAAAAGTGCGCAGGATTTTCAGGGTTTTTATGAAGATTATCAAAAAATAAGCGATGCATTACGAGCGGAAGTTACAACCGAAGTGATGATTGATCTTCTGGATCGTTCAAGCGAGATTTCAGAAGAATATTATGCCTATGCTCAAAATGTGATGGATTTAAAAAGACAAGGGAGAAACAATGAGATTACAAGGTTAATACTCGAAACAGGTCCAGAAATTGTGTCCAGATTTGAGCAGAGTATCGAAGCTTTGGAACGGCATCAGCAAAGCGCGTTGGATGCCGGAATCGTGGATGCTAATAAACTCATTCATAATGTGCTCCGGTATATTGTGATGATCGGGATAGCATCGATTGTTCTGGGAGCAGCAATCGCACTTTTCATGGGCAGAATTATATCCAGACCCGTTGCATATGTAGCCAGATCTGCTAGGCAGATTGCAGATGGAGACCTGACAGGCGAGGCTATTGTGGTTCGTAACCGAGATGAGATCGGGGATCTGGCACAATCCTTTAACGATATGATGGTTAACTTGCGTCAATTAATCCATCAGGTGGGGAACAATGCGGATCGGGTTGCGGCTTCTTCCGAGGAGTTAACGGCAAGTACAGAACAGACCGCCTCGGCGACTGAACAGGTTGCTGTTACGATGGAAGAGATTGCGACTGGTATGGATACACAGGTGAGAATGGTTGGAGATGGATTCCATACGATCAATGAATTATCCACAGGTTTTCAGCAGATGACGGAGAACACGCAGAACATGTCAGATGAAGCGACCAATGCATCAGCCAAAACCGTGTCTGGTAACGAGGCAGTTCAATCCGCTGTCGGACAGATGAATTCTATTCATCAGACTGTACAGACCCTTGCTGCAGTCATTGAAGAACTGAGCAATCACTCTCAGGAGATCGGACTCATGGTTGAGAGTATATCCGAAATATCTGCTCAGACAAATCTGTTATCTCTGAATGCTGCCATTGAAGCTGCAAGAGCAGGCGAACATGGTCGTGGATTCGAGGTGGTTGCTACAGAGGTACGCAAGCTGTCGGACCAATCGGCGAAATCAGCCGAACAGATCAGTGTACTCGTAGCTGCTATACAAAAAGGGATGAATAATGCATCACAATCCATGGGAGAAGTAACTTCAGAGGTTCAGGAAGGTATAGAGCTTGTCCGAAAAGCAGGGGGGACTTTCGAGGAGATCCGTGAAGCTGTTAGCAATGTCGCTGGTCAGACTCAGGAGGTATCAGCATCCATTGAGCAAATGGCAGCGGGTGTAGAACAGATTAATGTGTCGATGAAGACAATTATGGAAGTAACAGAGAATGCGGCTGCTGGAACAGAGGAAGTCAGTGCAACATCAGAAGAACAACTGTCTGCGATGCAAGAGATTGCTTCAGCGGCTAATGATCTTTCGTCCATGGCAGAAGAGTTACAACAGTCACTGAGTCAATTTAAAGTGTGA